Below is a genomic region from Scytonema millei VB511283.
TGCCACCCTTAGGAGGGGCAACTTCAGCTGTCACTAAAAACTCTTTGGCTTTGACGGCTTTGCGAAATGAATTTAAACGGGTTGTATTATGCATCAGATTTCAGTTTTAGTTATTAGGTATAGGTTATAGCACTGCACCCTGAAAACCTGACTCAATCTAAAGCGGTACGGAGTAGCCCAAAGCCGTTTTAACTTTGCTCAGGGTATCGTTCGCGATCGCGGCTGCTTTTTGCTTGCCATCGCGCAATACTGACTCTAGATATCCCTTATCTACCATCACCTCGTTGTACTTATCTTGGATCGGTTTAAGGGCAGCGATCGTTGTTTCGGTGAGCAATGGTTTAAATTGTCCCCAGCCCATATCTTGACACTCTGCTGCAACTTCCTGTTTGGTTTTGCCAGATAGTAGCATATAAAGAGTCAGAAGATTATTACATTCCGGTCTTTCGGGGTCGTCGAATACCAAGCCGCGAATCGGATCGGTTTTACAGCGCTTAATTTTCTGTTGAATTTGGTCTGGTGTATCCAGCAAATTAATTCGACTCAACTCCGATGGATCTGACTTCGACATTTTTTTGGTTCCGTCCGTCAGACTCATCACCCTTGCGCCTTCTGCCCGAATGAGGGGTTCTGGTAACTTTAACACTGGGTTTTCGCGGGCAAATTGATAGTTAAATCGCGCCGCAATGTCGCGCGTCAGTTCCAAGTGCTGCTTTTGGTCTTCTCCCACGGGGACTTTATCAGCTTGATAAAGCAAAATATCTGCTGCCATCAGTACGGGATAGTCTAGCAGACCAGTATTAACATTTTCTCCCTGCTTAATCGCTTTCTCTTTAAACTGGATCATGTCTTCCAGCCAGTTGAGGGGTGTAATGCAATTGAGCAACCATGTCAATTCGCTGTGGGCGGAAACGTGAGACTGGACGAAAATGTTGGCATACTTTAAATCGATACCACAGGCTAGATAGAGGGCGGCGATCGTATAAGTATCAGCTGCTAGGGTTGCTGGATTATGCGGTACGGTGATGGCGTGTAAGTCTACCACGCAGAAAAAGTTGTCGTACTGGCTTTGTCCTTCTACCCAGTTGCGAATTGCTCCTAAGTAATTACCTAAGTGTAAATTGCCAGTTGGTTGAACTCCTGAAAGAACGCGCATCGCCATAAATTATTAACTTGAACTTGAACTGGGTGTGGAAGGGATTTTGTTGGTGGTGTGGGTCTATTTACTTTAGTTTCCCATTTTCTCCCACTCTCGGCACGCGATCGCTACTGATAGAATCGAAAAATACGCGCTTGATTCTCAAAAATGGCTAAAGTCTTCGATCGCATTACGGACGAACTACAAGCATTCATCGCTACCCAACACATCTTTTTTGTAGCGACTGCACCCATCAGTTCAACCGGGCATATTAACGTTTCACCCAAAGGTTTAGACAGCTTTCGCATTCTCTCCCCCAATCGCGTTGCTTATTTAGACTTAACGGGTAGCGGGAACGAAACATCAGCCCATTTACAAGAAAACGGGCGTATCACCTTAATGTTTTGCGCCTTTCAAGGTTCACCATCCATTCTGCGGCTTTACGGCACGGGCTATACAGTATTACCAAATAACCCTGAGTGGGATAACCTACACTCCCTGTTTTCACCGACACCAGGAACGCGCCAAATCATCATCGCCGAGATCGATCGCGTGCAGACATCCTGTGGCTTTGGCGTACCGCTATACGAACACCAAGGCGAACGAGAAAACCTTATCAAGTGGGCGCACAAAAAAGGCGAACAGGGATTACAAGACTATCAAAAGCAAAAAAATCTTGTCAGTATCGACGGTTTACCCACACCCTTAGCAGCTAAAGAACCTTCGTAGATATATTTGCAACCACCCAGATCCCTTGCTAACCCTTTGCGCCTACTCTACGAGAACGCTGCGCGTATGCGTCTTTGCGTGACATTTGAGGGTGGGTTTATCAAGCAACTCCGCTCTCAGGATATATTGTTGGTGAACCCGCCCCTACGGTAAATCTAACCGATAAACCCGCCCCTACGATCGCTTGAAAAAACTACAGACCAGATCGCCAGGATCGCCCGATCTAAACGCCACAACTCGATCCTTGCGAACTTTCACGCGATCGCGGCAATTATAAACCTCTGTATCCCCTTTCACACCATCTATACTGACATCTGCCCGATATTCCCAATAATTTTTGGCGCTGCGTTGAAGACTCAAAATGCAGATTTGATGTCCGTCACGAGTCCGACAAACACCAGCAACCGCAGGAAACGCGATCGCAAACGAAAGTAATAATATCGCAACAATAATCCTCAACCGAAACGACCTTCCACATAATCCTTAGTACGAGGATCGTTAGCATCGGAGAAGATTTTCTCCGTTTCGTCGAACTCCACCATCTGACCGATTCGGCTCTCATCCGTGCTGAAAAATGCCGTATAGTCAGAGACGCGGGCGGCTTGTTGCATATTATGAGTCACGATCGCGATCGTCAATTCTCCCCGCAAACTGTGAATTAATTCCTCAATCTTCATCGTCGAGATCGGATCGAGGGCAGATGCAGGTTCATCCATTAACAAAATCTTAGGTTTGACAGCTAGCGCCCTAGCAATACAAAGACGCTGCTGTTGTCCACCCGATAAACCCAAAGCCGATTTTTTCAGATTATCCTTCACTTCATCCCACAAAGCCGCACCTTTAAGGGCAGATTCGACAATATCATCCAACTGCATTCGCGACGGACGAGACTGCGCTCTTACGCCATAAGCCACGTTATCGTAAATACTCATAGGGAAAGGATTAGGCTTTTGGAATACCATACCAATCTCGCGCCGTAGGCGATTCAGATTGACACGGCGATCGTAAATATCTTGACCGAAAAACTCTACCTGACCCTCAACTTTAACTTTGCCTTCCAGTTCGCTAATCCGGTTAAGAGCTTTAATAAAAGTTGATTTCCCACAACCAGAAGGACCGATAATCGCGGTAACTTGTCCTTGATAAATATCCATTGTGACGCGATCGATCGCCTGACGAGTGCCGTAGAAAAAGTTTAGGCTTTTCACTCGCAGCGCTGGAATTAAAGTTGTTGCTACTGACTTTGTGTAATTCATGAATGGGGGAGTCGGGAAAGAGAGCTGGGGGAGCTGAGGGAGCTGAGGAAGCTGAGGGAGAATTTCAATCTAAAATCTAAAATCTAAAATTCTCTAGCCACTAGCCACTAGTCACTGTTTTCTTCGGGTTACAATCCGCGAGATAATACTAATACATAAAACCAAACCTACTAAAACTAAAGCCGCAGTCCATGCCATCTGGTTTTGCCCAATGTCAGGAGAGTTGGCGTAGTTGTAAATCAGGACGGATAGCGCGGGGGTAGGATTAAACAATCCATCGGGCCAGCTAATACTAAATAAAGCAGTAAATAGTAGCGGTGCTGTTTCACCTGCTGCACGGGCAACAGCGAGTAAAACGCCAGTGGTGATGGCAGGAATTGCGGCAGCAACGACAACGCGAAATGTTGTTTGCAGACGATTTGCACCCAAGGCGGCGGAACCCAAGCGTTGGTGATTGGGGATCAGTTTCAAAGCTTCTTCCGTCGTCAGCGCCACAATTGGCAGCATGATGACTGCCAGGGCAAAACCTCCAGCTACGGCGGAAAATTGCGTAACTTTATTCAAGATCAATACGCCGTAAGCAAATACGCCCGCGATAATCGAAGGTATACCCGTGAGAATGGTAATGATAAAGCGGATCGAATTTCCGATCTTCGTGCCTCTACCAAATTCAGATAGGAAAATCCCCGTCAGCACTCCTACTGGAATTGCGATCGCCGAGGCAATACCTACCATCATTAACGTACCCAAGATCGCATTCCCAAAGCCATTGGGAACGTCCGTTACGCCTACGGGAGCAGGTATATTCGTAAAAACAGCCCAGCTAAAGTTTTGACCACCCCTAATTAGAATTTCGAGCAAGATCGATCCTAGAGGTAATATAGCTAGAGCCGTTAAGAGCAGAGCGATCGCAGTCATACCGCTATTAAAAACTGCCCTATATGTAGGCAAGGGACGGCGTAATTCTGCTGCCAAAGATGGGTCGATCTTTTCTGCAATTGGGCGATCGTGCATAGCTATTGAATCTTACAATCAGTGATGAGACAGTCAGATGAAGTTTATACTTGGCGATCGCCATTTAATTAATTATGTCGGCTAATAAATTTTACCAGAGCTACTGAAGCAATATTTACCAGTAGCGTAACCAAAAATAAAATTAAAGCTAAGTACATTAACGCACCGACATGCAATCCATCTAATGCTTCGCCAAACTCATTTGCTAGCACGGCTGGAATCGTATATGCAACATCTAACAATGAAGGGCTAATCTGTGCTGTATTTCCGATTACCATCGTCACAGCCATTGTTTCCCCTAACGCTCGTCCGAGTGCCAAAATTGCCGCTCCAACTATGCCAGAAATACCTGCCGGTAATAGTACGCCAAAGATAGTTTCCCAACGGGTTGCACCTAAAGACATCGAACCACTGCGTAATTCTTTTGGGACGGCAAGTAAAACTTCGCGGCTAATTGCTGCCATTGTCGGCAAAACCATAATTGCCAGAATCACGCCTGCACTCGACATCCCATAGCCTGCTGGTGGAGTGCTAAACAGCGGTATCCAAGCGAAATGGTCGTAGAGCCATTGTTGAATCGGTTGCAAGAACGGAATGAGTACGAAAATGCCCCACAGACCAATGATGACGCTAGGAATAGCGGCAATCAACTCTACCATGAAAGCAATGGGCGATCGCACTGAAGCAGGCAAAATATCTTCGCTCGTAATTAAAGCTACTGCTAATCCCACGGGAACGGCAATTAACATTGCGAGTGCCGAACTGACTAGAGTACCAAAAATGAATGGCAGCGCCCCAAATTTGAGATCTGCTACATTCCATTCTTGACTCCACAAAAAACTCAGTCCAAATTGTCGAATAGCTGGCAGGGCATTTTCAAAAATAATAAAGCTAATCCAAAATAGCAGGGCTACCATAGCAAACGCTAAGCCATATACCAGCCAGGTAAACCCTTGGTCGAACCACGCAAATTTTCCTGAAGATGCAGCTAAATCACTCTCTGACTGAAGAGGAAACTGCCGATTGTTTTCTACATGTGGTTCTGACATACATCATTTAGTTGAAATCACTTAATTGAAATCACATATGTAGAGACGTTACATGTAACGTCTCTACATGTAACGTCTCTACATGTAATTATCTACTTCACTTCGCTGTTTACAGTCTGTACGACTTGGCTAGCAACACTAGAAGGAATTCGCGTGTAATCGAGCTGGTCGTTAATTTTTTGACCGTCAGTTAACATCCACTTTACCATCCGCTTCACGGCATCGGCTTTACCTGGTTGTTCGTAGTTTCTGTAGACCATGATCCAGGTTAAACCTGTAATTGGATAACCAGAGGTTGGATTTCCAAGTGAGGCTTGGTTAACGCGAAAATCAGGATTGAATTTAACAGTTTCTAAAGCTTGGTTGGCTGCTTCCTGAGTTGGTGCGACAAATTCACCTTGACTATTCTGCACTTGTGCCATCGGAATTTTGTTCTGTCTGGCAAAAGCAGCTTCTACATAGCCAATGCTGCCAGGAGTCCGCTGCACGATTTGAGCTACACCAGGATTGCCTTTGCCTTTGAGGGGACTACCAGCCCAAGAAGGAGCGCGATTAGGACCAATCCTACCTTTAAAGTAGGGACTCATGGCGCTGAGGGCGTTGGTGAAGATAAAGCTCGTCCCGCTAGAATCAGCACGTACAGCAAGTCTAATTGGCTGGTTCGGTAATTTTGCCCCAGGATTATCAGCGGCGATCGCCGGATCGTTCCAATTCTTAACTTGACCTGCAAAAATCTGTGGTAAGACTTTCCGAGATAGTCTGAGATCGGTAACGCCAGGTGCATTGTAAACCACAGCAACAGGACCACCAGCTGTGGGGACGAATACCACGCCGTTCTTGACTTTTTTCACTTCTTCATCGGTCATGGCGTTATCGCTAGCGCCAAAATCAACCGAGCCAGCAATAAATTGTCTCACCCCGCCACCGCTACCAATTCCCTGATAGTTGACTTGAAGTGGCGGGTTAGCTTTACGCAATTCGCTAGCCCAGCGCTGATACAAGGGTTCTGGGAAAGTTGCACCAGCACCATTGAGGGTAGCAGCTTGTTGCGCAATTCCCGTTAAACCCGCTCCCAAGGTCACTGTAGCTGCGACTGCTGAAGTCGCAACTACACGCTTCAGCGTAATTCCAGATAGCAGCATATTTCTCTGAGTCTCCTCATCCACTAATAGTAGTCAATCGCACAGACAATCTTAATGATCACGCACATAGTGGATGAACTCATTATCTCAAGCTTAATAGTTGGTTAATTATGGATTAAGTAAAGTTTAAGCAGGGAGCTGCTTCTAACGCTAAGTCTATCAATTGAATGCCAATACAAGCAGTTACGTGTAAACAAGAATTCCGTGGCTACTGAGTAGCAAATTTAACTAAATATTATCTGTCAATGCCAATCTATAAAAAAGCAAGGGATAGCAACTTTTAGCTGGAGAGATAAATCGCGAGAAAACCGTCAAGCAAAATGTAAATAACTGTTGCAAAACTGTCAAAAATGTTTAGAAACTGTCCAGAAACCTATCAGAGCTTTAACCTAGAAAAATAAGAGATGTTAAAAGGAAATCTGAT
It encodes:
- the trpS gene encoding tryptophan--tRNA ligase, giving the protein MAMRVLSGVQPTGNLHLGNYLGAIRNWVEGQSQYDNFFCVVDLHAITVPHNPATLAADTYTIAALYLACGIDLKYANIFVQSHVSAHSELTWLLNCITPLNWLEDMIQFKEKAIKQGENVNTGLLDYPVLMAADILLYQADKVPVGEDQKQHLELTRDIAARFNYQFARENPVLKLPEPLIRAEGARVMSLTDGTKKMSKSDPSELSRINLLDTPDQIQQKIKRCKTDPIRGLVFDDPERPECNNLLTLYMLLSGKTKQEVAAECQDMGWGQFKPLLTETTIAALKPIQDKYNEVMVDKGYLESVLRDGKQKAAAIANDTLSKVKTALGYSVPL
- a CDS encoding pyridoxamine 5'-phosphate oxidase family protein, encoding MAKVFDRITDELQAFIATQHIFFVATAPISSTGHINVSPKGLDSFRILSPNRVAYLDLTGSGNETSAHLQENGRITLMFCAFQGSPSILRLYGTGYTVLPNNPEWDNLHSLFSPTPGTRQIIIAEIDRVQTSCGFGVPLYEHQGERENLIKWAHKKGEQGLQDYQKQKNLVSIDGLPTPLAAKEPS
- the pstB gene encoding phosphate ABC transporter ATP-binding protein PstB; translation: MNYTKSVATTLIPALRVKSLNFFYGTRQAIDRVTMDIYQGQVTAIIGPSGCGKSTFIKALNRISELEGKVKVEGQVEFFGQDIYDRRVNLNRLRREIGMVFQKPNPFPMSIYDNVAYGVRAQSRPSRMQLDDIVESALKGAALWDEVKDNLKKSALGLSGGQQQRLCIARALAVKPKILLMDEPASALDPISTMKIEELIHSLRGELTIAIVTHNMQQAARVSDYTAFFSTDESRIGQMVEFDETEKIFSDANDPRTKDYVEGRFG
- the pstA gene encoding phosphate ABC transporter permease PstA — translated: MHDRPIAEKIDPSLAAELRRPLPTYRAVFNSGMTAIALLLTALAILPLGSILLEILIRGGQNFSWAVFTNIPAPVGVTDVPNGFGNAILGTLMMVGIASAIAIPVGVLTGIFLSEFGRGTKIGNSIRFIITILTGIPSIIAGVFAYGVLILNKVTQFSAVAGGFALAVIMLPIVALTTEEALKLIPNHQRLGSAALGANRLQTTFRVVVAAAIPAITTGVLLAVARAAGETAPLLFTALFSISWPDGLFNPTPALSVLIYNYANSPDIGQNQMAWTAALVLVGLVLCISIISRIVTRRKQ
- the pstC gene encoding phosphate ABC transporter permease subunit PstC; translated protein: MSEPHVENNRQFPLQSESDLAASSGKFAWFDQGFTWLVYGLAFAMVALLFWISFIIFENALPAIRQFGLSFLWSQEWNVADLKFGALPFIFGTLVSSALAMLIAVPVGLAVALITSEDILPASVRSPIAFMVELIAAIPSVIIGLWGIFVLIPFLQPIQQWLYDHFAWIPLFSTPPAGYGMSSAGVILAIMVLPTMAAISREVLLAVPKELRSGSMSLGATRWETIFGVLLPAGISGIVGAAILALGRALGETMAVTMVIGNTAQISPSLLDVAYTIPAVLANEFGEALDGLHVGALMYLALILFLVTLLVNIASVALVKFISRHN
- the pstS gene encoding phosphate ABC transporter substrate-binding protein PstS, yielding MLLSGITLKRVVATSAVAATVTLGAGLTGIAQQAATLNGAGATFPEPLYQRWASELRKANPPLQVNYQGIGSGGGVRQFIAGSVDFGASDNAMTDEEVKKVKNGVVFVPTAGGPVAVVYNAPGVTDLRLSRKVLPQIFAGQVKNWNDPAIAADNPGAKLPNQPIRLAVRADSSGTSFIFTNALSAMSPYFKGRIGPNRAPSWAGSPLKGKGNPGVAQIVQRTPGSIGYVEAAFARQNKIPMAQVQNSQGEFVAPTQEAANQALETVKFNPDFRVNQASLGNPTSGYPITGLTWIMVYRNYEQPGKADAVKRMVKWMLTDGQKINDQLDYTRIPSSVASQVVQTVNSEVK